Proteins encoded within one genomic window of Humulus lupulus chromosome 1, drHumLupu1.1, whole genome shotgun sequence:
- the LOC133798579 gene encoding UPF0496 protein At4g34320-like: MGGHMSKNKAPPGPSSSSTTNINVHTNLHYTTELNSYEAACKLDSDLQSFDSALHARTNQVINTLAVGVEVRSLSFDSLKEVTECLLEMNQEVVKVILECKKDIWKNQELFELVEEYFENSLKTLDFCTALEKCLKRARDTQLLILVALQQFEEETVEGGSRYVRTLQELKNFKTAGDPFTTEFFQLFQEVYKQQTLMLEKLQLRKNKLDKKLKCIHAWRKVSSMIFVATFAAVLICSVVAAAMAAPPVAAALAAATSIPIGSMGKWIDSLWKKYEDALKGQKEAISAMQVGTYVAIKDLDNIRVLIDRLEMEIESLLRNAEFAIEEEALKVGIEEIKKKLGGFMKTVEELGLQADVCSRDIRRARTVVLQRIIKNPNH, translated from the coding sequence ATGGGAGGCCATATGAGCAAGAACAAGGCCCCCCCTGGACCATCATCTTCATCCACTACGAACATCAATGTCCACACAAATCTTCACTACACAACCGAGTTGAACTCCTACGAAGCAGCTTGCAAGCTTGACTCGGACTTGCAGTCCTTTGACTCGGCCCTCCATGCTCGGACCAACCAGGTAATCAATACTCTAGCCGTTGGAGTCGAAGTCCGATCCCTTTCATTTGATTCCCTGAAAGAAGTCACCGAATGCCTTTTGGAGATGAACCAGGAGGTGGTCAAGGTTATCTTGGAATGCAAGAAAGACATATGGAAAAACCAAGAGCTGTTCGAGCTAGTTGAAGAGTACTTCGAGAATAGCTTGAAGACACTGGATTTCTGTACGGCATTGGAGAAGTGCCTTAAGCGAGCTCGTGACACCCAGCTGCTCATTCTCGTTGCCCTTCAACAATTCGAGGAGGAAACGGTAGAAGGAGGGAGTCGCTATGTAAGGACACTTCAGGAGCTGAAGAATTTTAAAACTGCGGGAGACCCTTTTACTACTGAGTTCTTTCAGCTATTCCAAGAGGTTTATAAACAACAGACTTTGATGCTTGAGAAATTGCAGCTCCGGAAGAACAAGCTTGACAAGAAGCTTAAATGTATCCATGCTTGGAGGAAGGTTTCAAGTATGATATTTGTGGCCACTTTTGCTGCCGTATTGATCTGCTCTGTGGTAGCAGCTGCCATGGCGGCTCCACCTGTTGCGGCGGCTTTGGCTGCGGCTACTTCGATTCCCATTGGCTCAATGGGGAAGTGGATTGACTCCCTTTGGAAGAAGTATGAAGATGCTTTGAAGGGTCAGAAAGAGGCGATTAGTGCAATGCAGGTTGGGACTTATGTTGCCATTAAGGACTTGGACAATATCCGAGTCCTGATTGATCGTTTGGAGATGGAGATTGAGTCTCTCTTGCGAAATGCCGAATTCGCCATTGAAGAAGAAGCATTGAAAGTGGGAATTGAAGAGATTAAGAAGAAGCTTGGAGGGTTTATGAAGACTGTTGAGGAGTTGGGACTACAGGCTGATGTTTGCAGTAGAGACATTCGCCGAGCCAGGACTGTGGTTCTACAAAGGATCATAAAGAATCCCAACCATTGA